In a genomic window of Oncorhynchus kisutch isolate 150728-3 linkage group LG9, Okis_V2, whole genome shotgun sequence:
- the LOC109896765 gene encoding non-muscle caldesmon isoform X4 has translation MNFRVGLSYAVGPNLWIKEQPQARKPEDLVSVTETVSVSSSSMTSSGGGDDDEQALLERMAKREERRQKRLMEALEREKDQNPGSDGNHGRGENTVEERSVGRRGCYQDNEEEVEERNCRKEEEVEAAPEEEEAEQGEEEADEEVVEEEKPRRSYMREQESIDVNTRNEEDTEEQAVVLNEVEESEAEVEENAALSDKVEEEVEEPDQLEVEGTTVTLNNETEEDCRMSTIQNGLDVVNEKQNGGLHEETPQKHKKTERTLSRGSVRSPAAGAEEQDDTAPLEAELKLEELKRRRDDAESEEFERMRRKQQEAEQELEELKKKREERRKIIEEEERQKKQEEAEKKDREEEEKRRMKEEIERRRAEAAEKRQQMGLETVDAEAKPFKCFSPRGSSLKIGERAEFLSKSAQKSTVKSTHSPVVSKIDNRLEQYTSVAQNKDMRSPRSGAVDLPMVTDGIRNIKSMWEKGSVFNSPGGGGGTYKEAAGMKIGVAGRINDWLNKTPESKTPGGRPADLKPGDVTNKRSLWENKGSSPAKVTGRGENKSVANAGMGHE, from the exons ATGAACTTTCGTGTCGGCCTAAGTTACGCTGTTGGACCTAACCTGTGGATAAAAGAACAACCTCAAGCTAGGAAGCCAGAAGACTTGGTGAG tgtGACAGAGACGGTGTCtgtgtcctcctcctctatgACCTCCTCGGGTGGAGGAGACGATGATGAGCAGGCCCTGCTGGAGCGCATGGCCAAACGAGAGGAGCGCAGGCAGAAAAGATTGATGGAAGCTCTGGAGCGAGAGAAGGATCAGAACCCCGGCAGTGACGGTAACCACGGCAGAGGGGAGAATACTGTGGAGGAGAGGTCCGTCGGTCGCAGGggctgttaccaggacaacgaaGAAGAGGTGGAAGAGCGGAACTGCcgaaaggaggaggaggtggaggctgctccggaggaggaagaggctgagcagggagaggaagaagcGGATgaagaggtggtggaggaggagaaaccGAGACGATCCTATATGAGAGAACAG GAATCTATTGACGTAAACACTAGAAACGAG GAAGATACAGAAGAGCAAGCAGTGGTTTTAAATGAGGTTGAGGAATCAGAGGCAGAGGTTGAAGAAAATGCTGCATTAAGTGAtaaggtagaggaagaggtagaggaacCAGATCAGTTAGAGGTAGAGGGCACAACAGTGACCCTGAACAATGAGACTGAGGAAGACTGTCGGATGTCAACCATCCAAAACGGCTTGGATGTG GTGAATGAAAAGCAGAATGGAGGTCTGCACGAGGAGACTCctcaaaaacacaaaaaaacagaaaggACCCTGAG CCGCGGCAGCGTGCGCTCCCCGGCGGCGGGGGCGGAGGAGCAGGACGACACGGCGCCCCTGGAGGCGGAGCTTAAGCTGGAGGAGCTGAAGCGCCGCCGTGACGATGCGGAGAGCGAGGAGTTCGAGAGGATGAGACGGAAGCAGCAGGAGGCTGAGCAGGAGCTGGAGGAGCtgaagaagaagagggaggagaggaggaagatcatagaagaggaggagagacagaagaaacAGGAGGAGGCCGAgaagaaggacagagaggag gaggaaaagaggaggatgaaggaAGAGATAGAAAGGAGAAGGGCGGAGGCGGCCGAGAAGAGACAGCAGATGGGGTTGGAGACTGTCGACGCAGAGGCCAAACCCTTCAAATGCTTCAGTCCCAGAGGATCCTCCCTCAAG ATTGGTGAAAGGGCAGAGTTTCTGAGCAAGTCGGCACAGAAAAG CACGGTGAAGTCAACTCACTCTCCTGTCGTCTCTAAGATTGACAACAGACTGGAGCAGTACACCTCTGTTGCCCAG AACAAGGATATGCGGTCCCCACGCTCCGGTGCCGTGGACCTGCCCATGGTGACAGATGGGATACGCAACATTAAGAGCATGTGGGAGAAAGGCAGCGTGTTCAACTCGCCCGGGGGCGGCGGGGGCACGTACAAG GAAGCAGCTGGGATGAAGATAGGTGTGGCGGGCCGCATCAACGACTGGCTGAATAAAACCCCCGAGAGCAAAACGCCGGGAGGAAGGCCCGCG gacCTAAAGCCAGGAGATGTGACCAACAAGAGAAGTCTGTGGGAAAACAAGGGCTCCTCCCCAGCCAAG